In Chitinophaga nivalis, a single genomic region encodes these proteins:
- a CDS encoding MBL fold metallo-hydrolase — MLQIHHLNCVDIQSPMGASAIGHCLLLETPDRLVLIDTGIGLQETRQPAERLGQQLIDAIGLQFDEALTAIQQITALGLDPKKVTDCLISHLDLDHIGGLADFPHATVHVGAEEYEQFTRDHDRYLSHQLDHRPEIITYPAGNDTWFSFEARKTRVAIDTDIYLIPLFGHSRGHCGVAIRQEATWLFYIGDAYYLRAELTDPDHPVAALSKMKADDAALHMATLHRIRTFMHAHPEVVVFGYHDITEFPLPAVTRENESPV, encoded by the coding sequence ATGCTGCAAATACATCACCTGAACTGTGTGGACATTCAATCTCCTATGGGAGCCTCCGCTATCGGACATTGTTTATTACTGGAAACACCAGACCGGCTGGTGCTGATAGATACCGGCATCGGCTTACAAGAGACACGGCAACCTGCTGAACGGCTTGGGCAGCAACTGATTGACGCTATCGGCCTGCAATTCGACGAAGCATTGACCGCTATCCAACAAATAACTGCCTTAGGACTGGATCCCAAAAAGGTAACAGATTGCCTCATCTCTCATTTAGACCTGGATCATATCGGTGGGCTGGCAGACTTCCCCCATGCTACGGTGCATGTCGGCGCCGAAGAATATGAACAATTCACGCGTGACCACGACAGATACCTCTCGCACCAGTTAGACCATCGTCCGGAAATCATCACCTATCCGGCAGGCAACGATACCTGGTTTAGCTTTGAAGCCAGAAAAACGAGGGTAGCCATCGATACAGACATCTACCTGATTCCGCTCTTTGGCCATAGCCGTGGGCATTGCGGCGTGGCTATCAGACAGGAGGCTACCTGGCTGTTTTATATCGGAGACGCCTATTACCTCCGGGCCGAACTAACAGATCCGGATCATCCTGTGGCCGCGCTGTCAAAAATGAAGGCGGATGACGCTGCCCTGCATATGGCAACGCTTCATCGCATCCGCACATTTATGCACGCACATCCGGAGGTGGTTGTTTTCGGATACCATGATATCACAGAATTTCCGTTACCGGCTGTAACAAGGGAAAACGAAAGCCCGGTCTGA
- a CDS encoding AraC family transcriptional regulator: MLQSIIILVNMEDAIDLSRVHKMLSYIEENYDQAISVKELERISHYSYRNIQRIFKYACHETIGAYQKRLRLENAFKKILYTKDNLISIALDVGFANQASFSKAFKQQFGISPREAKYQKEPLFAQAKITAIAPDQQLKPDIIYLSPITVYYQSAFINYTHEEVETAWEQFLQHDIPPAGTEFYGIIADEPLIREQLTCRYDTCYVSQTINSQLPSKKIPGGRYAQFAHHGAYETIEDTYGKIYAGWILDTELEFAHTPIIEKYVKHPDNTTDTEELLTYIWLPLK; this comes from the coding sequence TTGTTACAGTCAATAATCATCCTGGTGAATATGGAAGATGCAATAGATCTCAGTCGGGTACATAAAATGCTTAGCTATATTGAAGAAAACTATGACCAGGCTATTTCAGTGAAAGAGCTGGAACGCATCTCGCATTATTCCTACAGAAATATTCAGCGCATCTTCAAGTACGCGTGCCACGAAACCATAGGCGCCTATCAGAAACGGCTTAGATTGGAGAATGCTTTTAAAAAGATCCTTTATACAAAAGACAATCTGATATCTATTGCACTGGATGTGGGATTTGCCAACCAGGCTTCTTTTTCAAAAGCCTTCAAACAACAATTTGGTATTTCTCCCAGAGAAGCCAAATACCAGAAAGAACCGTTGTTCGCGCAGGCAAAGATTACTGCTATTGCGCCTGATCAGCAATTAAAACCGGATATTATCTATCTCTCCCCTATCACAGTTTATTATCAAAGTGCCTTTATTAATTATACGCATGAGGAAGTGGAAACTGCGTGGGAACAATTCCTGCAGCACGACATCCCTCCTGCCGGCACCGAATTTTATGGCATCATCGCCGATGAACCTTTGATACGGGAGCAGCTGACCTGCAGGTATGACACCTGTTATGTCAGCCAGACAATTAATTCTCAACTGCCGTCAAAAAAAATTCCGGGTGGCAGGTATGCCCAGTTTGCACATCACGGCGCATATGAAACCATTGAAGATACTTACGGAAAAATATATGCAGGCTGGATACTGGATACAGAACTGGAGTTTGCGCATACTCCCATTATCGAAAAATATGTAAAGCACCCGGACAATACAACAGATACCGAAGAGTTGCTGACCTACATATGGCTGCCGCTTAAATAA
- a CDS encoding nucleotidyltransferase domain-containing protein, which translates to MALSAPQQQMLQQLTEELKTIDGVAAIVLGGSHATGMATERSDLDIGIYYYEAQPFNIPAIKSLATKYHTGSDPTVTDFYQWGPWVNGGAWLETAAGKVDFLYRNIDQVKATIAKAGQGEWENHYEQQPPYGFSSVIYLAETKACIPLYDPQHLITALKKSVSTYPPALRQTIIQQSLWAAEFTVAHAEAFAIQKDIYNLSGCLTRAVKNIISALFAINEIYPIGDKKAVEIIAQCKYSPELLPVKVEQILVITDMVQSTVRLKALLQEVIDLTDGAYKALYNFSK; encoded by the coding sequence ATGGCATTATCAGCACCTCAACAACAAATGCTGCAACAGTTGACAGAAGAACTAAAAACGATTGACGGCGTTGCTGCGATTGTACTCGGTGGCTCTCATGCCACCGGCATGGCAACGGAACGTTCAGACCTGGACATTGGTATCTATTATTACGAAGCGCAACCTTTCAATATTCCAGCTATAAAAAGTCTGGCAACAAAATACCACACAGGCAGCGACCCGACGGTGACAGATTTCTATCAATGGGGCCCCTGGGTAAATGGAGGTGCCTGGCTGGAAACAGCAGCAGGCAAAGTGGATTTTCTCTACAGAAACATCGATCAGGTAAAGGCTACCATCGCAAAAGCAGGGCAAGGCGAATGGGAAAATCATTATGAACAACAGCCGCCCTATGGCTTTTCTTCGGTGATCTATCTGGCAGAAACGAAAGCTTGTATACCTCTTTATGATCCGCAACACCTCATCACTGCCTTAAAAAAATCGGTCAGCACCTACCCTCCTGCATTGCGGCAAACCATCATACAGCAATCGCTTTGGGCCGCCGAGTTCACCGTGGCGCATGCGGAAGCTTTTGCCATTCAAAAAGACATCTACAACCTTTCCGGTTGCCTGACCAGGGCGGTGAAGAACATCATCAGTGCATTGTTTGCCATCAATGAAATCTATCCCATCGGAGATAAAAAAGCCGTGGAGATTATCGCACAGTGTAAGTACAGCCCGGAACTGCTGCCGGTAAAAGTGGAACAGATTTTAGTGATTACAGACATGGTTCAAAGTACGGTACGGCTGAAAGCCTTATTGCAGGAAGTCATTGACCTCACAGATGGCGCCTACAAAGCGTTGTATAACTTTAGTAAATAA
- a CDS encoding glycoside hydrolase family 15 protein, whose amino-acid sequence MERHTYQTGLIGNCAFLAHINKNTNVDWLCWPRMDSSFIFGGLLDKKKGGEFSILPEADYDSHQYYLENTNILCTEITTTEGSYRVTDFSPRFLQYERFFKPLMLVRKIEPLEGSPRIRVKCAPVCEYGSAPLHAMRGSSHIEFTGCEENVRLTTNIAVSYLMDEEYFVLNDTRYLILTYGQPLEAPLVSTAERFLRETVTYWRTWIKHSSIANYFQPYVIRSALALKIHQYEDTGAIIAASTTSLPEYPDSSRNWDYRFCWMRDTYYVITALNHIGHFEEMERYFGYITDISFSGDFRYQPLYGITGQKTLSETILPHLNGYMGNQPVRIGNQAYEHIQNDIYGQVLISMLPLYTDHRFIFTERKDSDRWIDLLLKKIEKTIDEKDAGIWEFRNMANIHCYTNLFQWAGCCAAEKMARTIGNETLINRAVALKERAAAHIESCYDPVRKVYTNAAGSQHLDASTLQLIMMNYLDPASEKARDHLAALEKELKTPEGLFYRYLHADDFGKPKTTFLVCAFWYVEALACVGRLEDAQREFEKLLQYSNHLLLFSEDVEAATGSQWGNFPQAYSHVGLMNAAYRISMKLDVPIFL is encoded by the coding sequence ATGGAAAGACATACTTATCAGACAGGACTTATTGGCAACTGTGCATTCCTGGCGCACATCAACAAGAATACGAACGTAGATTGGCTTTGCTGGCCCCGCATGGATAGCTCTTTTATATTTGGCGGCCTGCTCGACAAAAAGAAAGGCGGTGAATTTTCGATATTGCCCGAAGCTGATTATGACAGCCACCAGTATTACCTGGAGAACACCAATATATTATGTACAGAAATCACGACTACAGAAGGCAGCTACCGGGTTACCGACTTTTCGCCCCGCTTTCTGCAGTATGAACGTTTCTTCAAACCGCTGATGCTGGTGCGTAAGATAGAGCCCCTGGAAGGATCTCCCCGCATCCGGGTAAAATGTGCGCCAGTCTGTGAGTATGGGTCCGCACCTTTGCATGCCATGCGGGGCAGCAGCCACATTGAATTTACGGGCTGTGAAGAAAATGTACGGCTGACCACCAACATTGCGGTCAGCTATCTGATGGATGAAGAATATTTTGTACTGAATGATACCCGCTATCTGATTCTCACCTATGGCCAGCCGCTGGAAGCCCCACTGGTCAGTACAGCGGAACGCTTCCTGCGGGAAACGGTTACCTACTGGCGCACCTGGATCAAACATTCCTCTATCGCCAATTACTTTCAGCCTTATGTGATCCGCTCTGCGCTGGCGCTCAAAATTCATCAGTATGAAGATACCGGTGCAATCATTGCCGCCAGTACGACCAGCCTGCCCGAATATCCGGACAGCAGCCGTAACTGGGATTATCGCTTTTGCTGGATGCGGGATACCTATTACGTGATTACGGCCTTAAACCATATTGGTCATTTTGAGGAAATGGAACGGTACTTCGGGTATATCACCGATATTTCTTTCTCCGGCGATTTCCGGTATCAGCCGCTGTATGGTATTACCGGACAAAAGACCTTATCGGAAACCATTCTGCCTCACCTGAACGGCTATATGGGAAATCAGCCCGTACGTATCGGCAACCAGGCTTATGAACACATACAGAATGATATATACGGCCAGGTACTGATATCCATGTTGCCCCTGTATACAGATCACCGGTTTATTTTTACGGAGCGGAAAGATTCAGACAGATGGATAGATCTCTTATTAAAGAAGATAGAAAAAACCATCGATGAGAAAGACGCCGGCATCTGGGAATTCAGGAATATGGCCAACATACATTGTTACACCAATCTTTTCCAATGGGCCGGATGCTGTGCGGCAGAAAAGATGGCGCGTACCATTGGCAATGAAACGCTGATCAACAGAGCCGTGGCCCTGAAAGAACGGGCAGCCGCACATATAGAAAGCTGCTATGATCCTGTGCGTAAAGTATATACCAATGCAGCTGGCAGTCAGCACCTGGATGCCAGCACTTTACAGCTCATCATGATGAACTACCTGGACCCTGCTTCTGAAAAAGCCCGCGATCACCTGGCTGCGTTGGAGAAAGAACTGAAAACACCGGAAGGGCTTTTCTATCGTTATCTGCATGCAGATGATTTCGGGAAACCCAAAACTACTTTCCTTGTTTGCGCCTTCTGGTATGTGGAAGCACTGGCCTGTGTAGGGCGCCTGGAAGATGCCCAACGTGAATTTGAAAAGCTCCTGCAATATTCCAATCACCTGCTGCTGTTCAGTGAAGATGTGGAAGCTGCTACCGGCAGCCAGTGGGGCAATTTCCCGCAGGCCTATAGCCATGTGGGCTTGATGAATGCAGCGTATAGAATATCGATGAAACTGGATGTGCCTATATTTCTGTAA
- a CDS encoding helix-turn-helix domain-containing protein, with amino-acid sequence MALKQVVKHFWYTTSQQPGESAGTSGTYGVWADGAPGIIFQHHQGHSAILNTAGTPFPLSFAYGQSTRPCTNQVTGNPLLLGISFYPTAFKKLFSIDASDLTNTLLDAAQLFTPSFIEQLLHTADPRQIIRLFSQRLAQQLLKYPQDAAIDESVRILQQATTRIDSALLASRIHISQRQFQRRFKAYVGVCTETYQRIMKFQQALRLLRHQQYNKLSDISYHLDYADQSHFNREFKLFSGFTPKALQERLHGNYPAELSRMIRYD; translated from the coding sequence ATGGCACTTAAACAGGTGGTGAAACATTTTTGGTATACTACTTCACAGCAACCCGGTGAAAGCGCTGGTACTTCTGGTACTTATGGCGTTTGGGCAGATGGCGCACCCGGTATCATTTTTCAGCATCACCAGGGACATTCGGCTATCCTGAATACAGCAGGGACTCCCTTCCCCCTATCGTTTGCGTATGGACAAAGTACCCGCCCCTGTACGAATCAGGTTACCGGTAATCCGTTACTGTTGGGTATCAGCTTCTATCCTACTGCATTTAAAAAACTATTTTCCATAGACGCATCTGACCTGACCAATACCCTGCTGGATGCAGCCCAGCTGTTTACCCCGTCATTTATCGAACAGCTCCTCCATACCGCTGATCCCAGACAGATTATCCGGTTGTTCAGTCAACGCCTGGCACAGCAGCTGCTAAAATATCCACAGGATGCTGCTATCGATGAAAGCGTCCGTATACTGCAACAAGCTACCACCCGGATCGACTCCGCACTGTTAGCCAGCCGCATTCATATTTCCCAACGGCAGTTTCAACGTAGATTTAAAGCCTATGTAGGCGTATGTACCGAAACCTACCAGCGGATTATGAAGTTTCAACAGGCACTCCGGCTACTGCGTCACCAGCAATACAACAAACTGAGTGATATCAGCTACCACCTTGATTATGCCGACCAATCTCATTTTAACAGGGAGTTTAAATTGTTTTCCGGCTTCACGCCGAAGGCATTACAGGAACGGCTACACGGGAACTATCCTGCAGAACTGTCGCGCATGATAAGGTACGACTGA
- a CDS encoding Lrp/AsnC family transcriptional regulator, whose protein sequence is MKTDTLHYAILNELQLDARMSNAEIGRKVGLTAPAVAARIRQMREEGIIKGFTTTIDFMRLDYQQKVVVAVQLPHGSIPSFLQEVKKMTGVTHIEHTTGEYCFFISLVVRSAHELNGKLNELGRFGQTTTFSVLSTPVDTKAIELS, encoded by the coding sequence TACACTGCACTATGCCATACTGAATGAGTTACAATTGGACGCCAGAATGAGCAATGCGGAAATCGGCAGGAAAGTGGGCCTCACAGCCCCTGCTGTAGCTGCGCGTATCAGGCAGATGCGCGAGGAAGGCATCATCAAAGGTTTTACAACTACCATCGACTTCATGCGACTGGATTATCAACAAAAAGTGGTGGTAGCTGTACAACTGCCGCACGGTAGTATTCCCTCATTCCTGCAGGAAGTAAAGAAAATGACGGGTGTCACCCATATAGAACATACGACCGGAGAATATTGCTTCTTTATCAGCCTGGTGGTGAGATCAGCCCATGAACTTAACGGGAAACTAAATGAGCTGGGCAGATTTGGTCAGACAACTACCTTCTCCGTTTTATCAACGCCAGTGGATACGAAAGCCATTGAGCTGTCGTGA
- a CDS encoding agmatine deiminase family protein: MGITGTILSALLLSCGKEESSLTNTTAATADTAILYTMPEESSPHEGTWLQWPHEYQYGKSFRNRLDATWIAMTKALAPHEKVHIVAYDQEEKERITEMLTAVQTPMANVDFTISQTDDVWVRDNGPIYVRDKQGKLLIEDWGFNAWGRKAAYDNCNQIPARIASDQQLQRIDLNNKMINEGGSVEIDGKGVLMACKSSVLNENRNPGMTQAQAEAIFTKYLGVTKFIWLDGKAGLEITDMHIDGFARFANPTTIVTMSDDDLLYWQVPEKDINTLLEATNKNGNAYRFVKIPLTQNEVVTTYGKNVGRASYINYYIANNRVLVPNYNDPNDAVANSIIQGLYPGRQVIGIDCRNLFANGGMVHCVTQQQPR; the protein is encoded by the coding sequence ATGGGAATCACAGGAACCATATTATCTGCACTTTTATTATCCTGCGGGAAAGAGGAATCATCACTCACCAACACGACCGCAGCGACGGCCGATACGGCTATATTATATACCATGCCGGAAGAATCCAGTCCGCATGAAGGTACCTGGCTGCAATGGCCGCATGAATATCAATATGGTAAAAGCTTCCGGAACCGCCTGGATGCCACCTGGATAGCGATGACCAAAGCATTGGCGCCTCATGAAAAGGTACATATCGTGGCCTATGACCAGGAAGAAAAAGAAAGAATTACCGAAATGCTGACAGCCGTGCAAACGCCTATGGCGAATGTAGACTTTACCATCAGCCAAACAGATGATGTCTGGGTACGGGATAATGGTCCTATCTATGTAAGAGACAAACAAGGCAAACTGCTGATCGAAGACTGGGGCTTTAACGCCTGGGGCCGTAAAGCGGCCTATGATAATTGTAATCAGATACCGGCACGAATAGCCAGCGATCAGCAATTACAACGCATAGATCTCAACAATAAAATGATTAATGAAGGTGGTAGTGTTGAAATTGATGGGAAAGGTGTTTTAATGGCCTGCAAGAGCTCCGTTTTAAATGAAAACCGGAATCCAGGCATGACACAAGCCCAGGCAGAAGCGATATTCACCAAATATCTGGGGGTGACCAAATTCATCTGGCTCGATGGAAAAGCCGGGCTGGAGATCACAGATATGCATATCGACGGATTTGCCAGATTTGCCAATCCCACTACGATTGTCACCATGTCTGATGATGACCTGCTTTACTGGCAAGTCCCGGAAAAGGATATCAATACCTTACTGGAGGCTACCAATAAAAATGGGAATGCCTATCGGTTCGTAAAGATTCCGCTCACCCAAAATGAAGTGGTAACCACTTACGGTAAAAATGTAGGGAGAGCTTCATATATCAATTATTACATTGCTAACAACCGTGTTCTGGTGCCTAATTACAATGATCCGAATGATGCGGTGGCCAATAGCATCATTCAGGGACTGTATCCTGGCAGACAAGTCATCGGTATTGACTGCCGTAACTTATTCGCCAATGGGGGTATGGTGCATTGTGTCACCCAGCAACAACCGCGGTAA
- a CDS encoding voltage-gated chloride channel family protein, with product MNKYNTSPEQLTVARQLLRWTLLVLPVALAAGSLVALFLWLLEWATQFRWAHSWLLYGLPFAGIGIYWLYRLAGRNAEKGNNLIMEEIHQPGGGVPARMAPLVLLTTIITHLFGGSAGREGTAVQIGGSIAGWIARKLGLTPKDTRILLMTGIAAGFGAVFGTPVTGAVFALEVLAIGVMRYDALVPCLIAAVLADWVCSAWGITHTHYSIHYTGKAVMEYWPFVHLDLWLLVKVILGGVAFGLSSFLFSTLMHRIKHHANAYIKIPWLVPFAGGLLIIGLTFVAGTTDYLGLGVHSASPDGISIVAAFDAGHAINPWSWLWKLVFTAITLGMGFKGGEVTPLFFIGATLGHTLAVLLGAPVDLFAGLGFVAVFAGATNTPIACTLMGIELFGADHTLYLAVACFTAYYFSGHTGIYGAQRLGVPKYTRPE from the coding sequence ATGAATAAATACAACACTTCTCCGGAACAATTGACGGTAGCCCGACAGCTGCTACGCTGGACTTTATTGGTATTACCCGTAGCCCTGGCGGCAGGCTCGCTGGTAGCTTTATTTTTGTGGTTATTGGAATGGGCTACGCAATTCCGTTGGGCACATAGCTGGTTGTTATACGGATTGCCTTTTGCGGGTATCGGTATTTACTGGTTATACCGTTTAGCCGGCCGCAACGCAGAGAAAGGGAATAACCTGATCATGGAGGAAATCCATCAGCCGGGTGGCGGCGTGCCGGCCCGTATGGCGCCCTTAGTATTGCTAACCACTATTATCACCCATCTCTTTGGTGGCTCCGCCGGCCGGGAAGGCACTGCGGTTCAGATTGGCGGCAGCATTGCCGGTTGGATCGCCAGAAAACTGGGACTAACCCCTAAGGATACACGTATCTTACTGATGACAGGTATCGCCGCCGGTTTCGGCGCGGTGTTTGGAACGCCCGTCACCGGTGCTGTTTTTGCCCTGGAAGTACTGGCCATTGGGGTGATGCGCTACGACGCCCTGGTACCTTGCCTGATAGCCGCCGTGCTGGCAGATTGGGTGTGCAGCGCCTGGGGCATTACCCACACCCATTATAGCATCCATTATACCGGTAAGGCTGTCATGGAGTATTGGCCGTTTGTACACCTGGATCTGTGGCTGCTGGTGAAAGTGATTCTCGGTGGCGTTGCTTTTGGGCTTAGCAGTTTCCTCTTTTCCACCCTGATGCACCGGATTAAGCATCACGCCAACGCCTATATTAAAATCCCCTGGCTGGTACCTTTTGCCGGCGGTTTACTCATTATCGGATTAACTTTTGTAGCCGGTACTACAGATTACCTGGGCCTGGGCGTACATAGTGCTTCGCCAGACGGGATCAGTATTGTAGCGGCCTTTGATGCCGGGCATGCCATCAACCCCTGGAGCTGGCTGTGGAAGCTGGTTTTCACGGCTATCACTTTAGGAATGGGATTTAAAGGAGGAGAGGTGACCCCCCTCTTTTTTATTGGCGCTACTTTGGGTCATACCCTGGCTGTGCTGCTGGGCGCACCGGTGGATCTTTTTGCCGGGCTGGGATTTGTCGCTGTTTTTGCCGGCGCCACCAATACCCCCATCGCCTGTACCCTCATGGGCATTGAGCTGTTTGGCGCCGATCATACCTTATACCTTGCAGTAGCCTGTTTCACGGCTTATTATTTCAGCGGACATACCGGTATCTATGGTGCACAGCGGTTAGGGGTACCGAAGTACACCCGCCCGGAATAG
- the glk gene encoding glucokinase, whose protein sequence is METLKKQHYLPRFIAPPEEAVNNSYLLAGDLGGTKTNLALFKASNGALELIREHKYASREYASFSAIIHHFIGECGQTPPQRICIGVAGPVVNGKVELTNLSRELSEAEIRQHTGINKVALINDLEATAYGLATLTDAQLTTLHRGSGNANGNMAIIAPGTGLGMAGLYWDGTWHHPFPTEGGHTDFAPRTDLDILLLRYLQEKYEIVSCERLVSGPGISDIFQFLRDVKGMEVPHSLQTAMQEGDPAAALSQSAISGNTAIAVKTMELFVRYLAREACNLVLKMKATGGLFLGGGIPPKIAALLETGDFYHHYMQGDRMAELLASVPIHIVNNDKTALWGAAYYAEILKD, encoded by the coding sequence ATGGAGACACTGAAAAAGCAACACTATCTTCCCCGGTTTATCGCACCGCCGGAAGAAGCCGTCAATAATTCTTATTTACTGGCAGGTGATTTAGGTGGTACGAAAACCAATCTGGCCTTGTTTAAAGCCAGCAATGGCGCCCTGGAACTGATCCGGGAGCATAAATATGCTTCCCGCGAGTACGCCAGCTTTTCAGCAATTATTCATCACTTTATCGGGGAGTGCGGTCAAACACCGCCACAGCGTATATGCATTGGCGTAGCCGGTCCGGTCGTGAATGGTAAGGTAGAGCTGACCAATCTTTCCAGGGAACTGAGTGAAGCGGAAATCCGCCAGCATACCGGTATTAATAAGGTAGCGCTCATTAACGACCTGGAAGCCACGGCTTATGGCCTGGCTACTTTAACGGATGCGCAGCTGACTACTTTACACAGGGGAAGTGGCAATGCCAACGGCAATATGGCCATCATTGCACCTGGCACTGGTTTGGGGATGGCCGGATTGTACTGGGATGGTACCTGGCATCATCCTTTTCCGACAGAAGGCGGACATACCGACTTCGCGCCCAGAACAGACCTGGATATTTTATTGTTGCGTTACTTACAGGAGAAATATGAAATTGTGAGCTGTGAACGCCTGGTAAGCGGCCCTGGTATATCAGATATCTTTCAGTTTCTCCGGGATGTCAAAGGCATGGAAGTACCGCATTCCCTTCAGACGGCTATGCAGGAAGGAGATCCGGCTGCAGCTTTGAGTCAGTCGGCCATCAGTGGCAATACGGCTATTGCCGTTAAAACCATGGAACTGTTTGTACGTTACCTGGCCCGGGAAGCCTGTAACCTGGTATTGAAAATGAAAGCGACGGGCGGCTTGTTCCTGGGGGGCGGTATTCCTCCTAAGATTGCCGCGCTGCTGGAAACCGGCGATTTTTACCATCACTATATGCAGGGCGATCGGATGGCGGAACTGCTGGCCAGTGTGCCCATTCATATTGTGAATAATGATAAAACGGCTTTGTGGGGCGCTGCCTATTATGCAGAAATATTGAAAGATTAA